Proteins encoded together in one Bacteroides zoogleoformans window:
- a CDS encoding ribonuclease Z, whose translation MEKFDVHILGCGSALPTTRHFPASQIVDVRDKLFMIDCGEGAQLQFRKSRLKFSRLNHVFISHLHGDHCYGLLGLISTLNLLGRTAELHMHSPKGLEELLTPMLDFFNRQMSYKVLFHVFETKEPTLIYEDRSLTVTTIPLRHRMPCCGFLFAEKPRSNHIIRDMVDFYQVPVYELNRIKNGEDYVTPEGKIIPNHLLTRPAEPPRRYAYCSDTIYLPSVTGQIEGVDLLFHEATFAEADAPRAKETFHSTAAQAAEIAKAAGVKRLLIGHFSARYDDEMQLLQEASALFPETVLAKETLCVPV comes from the coding sequence ATGGAAAAATTTGACGTACACATCCTCGGCTGTGGCTCCGCACTGCCTACCACACGCCATTTTCCTGCTTCGCAGATAGTGGACGTGCGTGATAAACTGTTTATGATAGACTGCGGGGAAGGCGCCCAATTGCAGTTTCGCAAATCCCGATTGAAGTTCTCGCGGCTGAATCATGTCTTCATCTCCCACTTGCATGGAGATCATTGTTACGGCCTGTTGGGCCTAATCTCTACGCTGAATCTTTTGGGACGTACTGCCGAGCTGCACATGCATTCTCCCAAAGGCCTGGAAGAACTCTTGACGCCGATGCTCGACTTTTTCAATCGGCAGATGTCGTACAAGGTGCTCTTTCATGTGTTCGAGACAAAGGAACCTACGCTGATTTATGAAGACCGGTCGCTGACGGTGACAACCATTCCGTTGCGTCATCGTATGCCCTGTTGCGGTTTCCTGTTTGCGGAGAAACCTCGCTCCAACCACATCATCCGTGATATGGTAGATTTCTACCAAGTGCCTGTGTACGAGCTGAACCGTATAAAGAACGGCGAAGATTATGTGACGCCGGAAGGGAAAATCATTCCCAACCACTTGCTGACCCGCCCTGCCGAACCTCCCCGCCGGTATGCTTATTGCTCGGATACGATTTATCTGCCTTCTGTCACGGGACAGATAGAAGGTGTGGACCTGCTTTTCCATGAGGCCACCTTTGCCGAAGCAGACGCGCCGCGTGCCAAAGAGACCTTTCATAGCACTGCGGCACAGGCGGCGGAGATTGCCAAAGCTGCCGGAGTGAAACGGTTGCTGATAGGCCATTTTTCTGCCCGGTACGATGACGAGATGCAGCTCTTGCAAGAGGCGTCGGCTCTGTTTCCGGAGACCGTGCTCGCTAAAGAGACGCTCTGTGTGCCGGTGTGA
- a CDS encoding RNA polymerase sigma factor has product MASSYNEREVLSLLQDESTQKQGFEMIVARYGEQLYWQIRRMVLSHEDANDLLQNTFIKAWVNIDYFRAEAKLSTWLYRIALNECLTFLNKQRASFTVSLDAPEADALQKLEGDPYFCGDKAEMALQKALLTLPEKQRMVFNLKYYEEMKYEEMSEIFGTSVGALKASYHHAVKKIEKFLIEED; this is encoded by the coding sequence ATGGCTTCTTCTTACAATGAACGCGAAGTGCTGTCCCTTTTGCAAGACGAAAGTACGCAAAAACAGGGATTCGAGATGATTGTGGCCCGGTACGGCGAACAGCTGTATTGGCAGATTCGCCGCATGGTTCTTTCTCATGAGGATGCCAACGATTTGCTTCAGAACACTTTCATCAAGGCATGGGTCAATATTGATTATTTCCGGGCGGAGGCCAAACTCTCCACTTGGCTTTATCGCATTGCTTTGAACGAGTGCCTTACGTTCCTGAATAAGCAACGGGCATCGTTTACCGTCTCGCTGGATGCCCCGGAGGCCGATGCGCTGCAAAAGCTGGAGGGCGACCCTTACTTCTGTGGCGACAAAGCGGAAATGGCGCTTCAGAAAGCTTTGCTTACCTTGCCGGAAAAGCAACGCATGGTGTTCAACCTGAAGTATTACGAGGAAATGAAATATGAGGAGATGTCCGAAATATTCGGCACATCGGTAGGGGCTTTGAAGGCTTCCTATCATCATGCCGTGAAGAAGATAGAGAAGTTTTTAATCGAGGAGGATTAA
- the mazG gene encoding nucleoside triphosphate pyrophosphohydrolase yields MMHSRKEQLEAFGRFLDILDELREKCPWDRKQTNESLRPNTIEETYELCDALIRGDKDDICKELGDVLLHVAFYAKIGSETGHFDIKDVCDRLCEKLIFRHPHVFGDVKAETAGQVSENWEQLKLKEKNGNKTVLSGVPASLPSLIKAYRIQDKARNVGFDWEEREQVWEKVKEEIKEFQAEVGRMEKDKAEAEFGDVMFSLINAARLYKINPDNALERTNQKFINRFNYLEAHTIQKGKNLHDMTLEEMDALWNEAKALEKGI; encoded by the coding sequence ATGATGCATTCAAGAAAAGAACAATTAGAGGCTTTCGGACGCTTCCTCGACATACTCGACGAACTCCGCGAGAAATGCCCGTGGGATCGCAAACAGACCAATGAAAGCCTGCGTCCCAACACCATTGAAGAGACTTACGAGCTTTGCGACGCCCTGATACGCGGTGACAAGGACGACATCTGCAAAGAGTTAGGCGATGTATTGCTGCACGTGGCTTTCTATGCAAAGATAGGCAGCGAAACCGGACACTTCGATATCAAAGACGTCTGCGACCGCCTGTGCGAGAAACTTATTTTCCGCCATCCCCACGTCTTCGGCGATGTAAAAGCCGAGACAGCCGGACAGGTCTCGGAAAACTGGGAGCAACTGAAGCTGAAAGAGAAGAACGGCAACAAAACCGTACTGAGTGGAGTTCCGGCTTCGCTACCCTCACTGATTAAGGCCTACCGCATTCAGGATAAAGCCCGCAACGTAGGCTTCGATTGGGAAGAGCGCGAACAGGTCTGGGAGAAAGTGAAAGAGGAAATCAAGGAATTTCAAGCGGAAGTGGGCCGGATGGAAAAAGACAAAGCTGAAGCGGAATTCGGCGACGTCATGTTCAGCCTCATCAATGCCGCCCGCCTATACAAAATCAATCCGGACAATGCGCTGGAACGAACCAATCAGAAATTCATCAACCGCTTCAACTACCTGGAGGCGCATACCATTCAAAAAGGAAAGAACCTGCACGACATGACGTTGGAAGAGATGGATGCGCTGTGGAACGAGGCAAAAGCATTGGAAAAGGGGATATAA
- a CDS encoding DUF3810 domain-containing protein has translation MSCKLKFRHVILIVLLSATWATQLIPSWGETYACFVYPAIAFCLSSFSGLIPFAIGDLFIFLSITGLFLYPVRARRAQKKKWKQILLNEAEYLAWIYVWFYLAWGLNYFQEDIYERTDMHYPEYSTETFQAFANDYIDKLNGSYAHITSINEPLVRRECVNAYRQISDSLGVHSPFHDSPRVKTMLFTPLISMVGVTGSMGPFFCEFTLNGDLLPSQYPATYAHELAHLLGITSEAEANFYAYQVCSRSKARGIRFSGYLSVLPHVLGNAALLLPEEEYTQLFNRIRPEIIEQVQSNRKYWREKYSPLLGKIQDKIYDWYLKGNNIPSGRKNYSEVVRLLVSYHEYDRMIQATNRLNAEEEKERPLPFPIIDEKDERMPFAR, from the coding sequence ATGAGCTGCAAGCTAAAATTCAGACATGTTATACTAATCGTGCTGCTGTCTGCCACATGGGCAACTCAACTTATCCCATCTTGGGGAGAAACGTATGCATGCTTTGTTTATCCTGCAATCGCTTTTTGTTTATCTTCTTTTTCCGGACTTATCCCTTTCGCCATAGGCGACTTATTTATCTTCCTGAGCATCACCGGCCTTTTCCTCTATCCCGTCAGGGCACGCCGCGCGCAGAAAAAGAAATGGAAGCAGATTCTGTTGAACGAAGCGGAATATCTGGCGTGGATCTATGTATGGTTTTACCTGGCATGGGGGCTGAACTATTTTCAAGAAGACATATATGAACGCACGGACATGCATTATCCGGAATACAGCACAGAAACCTTTCAGGCATTCGCAAATGACTATATCGACAAGCTGAACGGCTCTTACGCCCATATCACCTCTATCAACGAGCCGTTGGTGCGCAGAGAATGTGTCAACGCCTACCGACAAATCAGTGATTCTTTGGGAGTGCACTCTCCTTTCCATGATTCTCCGCGTGTCAAAACCATGCTTTTCACTCCTCTCATCTCGATGGTTGGGGTCACCGGAAGCATGGGACCTTTCTTTTGCGAATTCACCTTGAACGGCGATTTGCTGCCCTCGCAATATCCTGCCACATACGCCCACGAGCTGGCCCATCTTTTGGGCATCACGAGCGAAGCTGAAGCCAATTTCTATGCCTACCAGGTCTGTAGCCGCTCCAAGGCACGCGGCATTCGCTTCAGCGGCTACTTGTCAGTGCTCCCGCATGTGCTCGGCAACGCCGCCCTGCTGCTGCCGGAAGAAGAATACACACAACTTTTCAACCGCATACGCCCCGAAATCATCGAACAAGTGCAAAGCAACCGGAAGTATTGGAGGGAGAAATACAGTCCGCTCCTTGGAAAGATACAGGACAAAATCTATGACTGGTATCTGAAAGGCAACAACATCCCGAGCGGCCGCAAGAATTACTCGGAGGTTGTGCGATTGCTGGTCTCCTATCATGAATATGACCGAATGATACAGGCAACGAACCGCTTAAATGCCGAAGAAGAAAAAGAGAGGCCGCTGCCATTTCCAATCATAGATGAAAAGGATGAGAGGATGCCCTTTGCACGATAA
- a CDS encoding valine--tRNA ligase yields MELASKYNPADVEEKWYSYWLDHKLFSSKPDSREPYTVVIPPPNVTGVLHMGHMLNNTIQDILVRRARMEGKNACWVPGTDHASIATEAKVVNKLAEQGIKKADLTREEFLKHAWEWTDEHGGIILKQLRKLGASCDWDRTAFTMDETRSESVLKVFVDLYNKGLIYRGVRMVNWDPKALTALSDEEVIYKEEHSKLYYLKYMVEGDTGGRYAVVATTRPETIMGDTAMCINPNDPKNTWLKGKKVIVPLVGRSIPVIEDDYVDIEFGTGCLKVTPAHDVNDYMLGEKYNLPSIDIFNDNGTLSEAAGLYIGMDRFDVRKQIEQDLAAAGLLEKVEAYTNKVGCSERTGVPIEPKLSMQWFLKMQHFADMALPPVMNDELKFYPAKYKNTYKNWLENIKDWCISRQLWWGHRIPAYFLPEGGYVVAATAEEALKLAKEKTGNSGLKMEDLRQDEDCLDTWFSSWLWPISLFDGINNPGNEEIKYYYPTSDLVTGPDIIFFWVARMIMAGYEYEGKMPFKNVYFTGIVRDKLGRKMSKSLGNSPDPLELIDKYGADGVRMGMMLSAPAGNDILFDDALCEQGRNFCNKIWNAFRLLKGWEVSAEVPVPESAELAMRWFEAKQNAVAAEVADLFGKYRLSEALMAVYKLFWDEFSSWYLEMIKPAYGQPINREVYEATIVFFDNLLHLLHPFMPFITEELWQHLCDRKDGESLMVSPLSMSASVDENIVRDFETVKEVIGNIRSIRLQKNIAQKEALELQVIGENPVAAFNAVITKMCNLSSINVVENKVDGAASFMVGTTEYTVPLVNMIDVEAEIARMEAELKHKEGFLQGVLKKLGNEKFVNNAPAAVLEMERKKQADAESIINSLKESIAALRKA; encoded by the coding sequence ATGGAATTAGCAAGTAAGTACAATCCCGCTGACGTGGAGGAAAAGTGGTACAGCTACTGGTTGGACCACAAATTATTCAGTTCGAAACCCGATAGTCGTGAGCCTTACACTGTCGTCATTCCGCCTCCTAACGTCACCGGTGTGTTGCACATGGGACACATGCTTAATAATACCATACAGGATATTCTGGTACGCCGTGCCCGCATGGAAGGCAAGAATGCCTGCTGGGTGCCGGGAACCGACCATGCTTCTATCGCCACCGAGGCCAAAGTGGTGAACAAACTTGCCGAACAAGGCATCAAGAAGGCCGACCTTACTCGCGAAGAGTTTCTGAAGCATGCTTGGGAATGGACTGACGAGCATGGCGGTATCATCTTGAAGCAACTTCGCAAGCTGGGTGCTTCGTGCGACTGGGATCGCACGGCTTTCACCATGGATGAAACGCGTAGCGAGAGTGTGCTGAAAGTCTTTGTCGATTTGTATAATAAAGGTTTGATATACCGGGGTGTCCGCATGGTGAACTGGGACCCGAAAGCATTGACTGCCCTCAGCGATGAGGAAGTAATTTATAAGGAGGAACACAGCAAGCTGTACTATCTGAAATATATGGTAGAAGGCGACACCGGAGGACGCTATGCGGTAGTGGCTACCACTCGTCCCGAAACCATCATGGGAGATACTGCTATGTGCATCAATCCGAATGATCCCAAGAATACTTGGTTGAAGGGCAAGAAGGTGATTGTTCCTTTGGTAGGTCGCTCCATCCCGGTGATAGAGGATGATTACGTGGATATAGAGTTCGGTACAGGTTGTCTGAAGGTGACTCCTGCGCATGATGTGAACGACTATATGCTGGGCGAGAAATACAATTTGCCGAGTATCGATATATTCAACGATAACGGAACACTCAGCGAAGCGGCAGGCTTGTATATCGGCATGGATCGTTTCGACGTGCGCAAGCAGATAGAGCAAGATCTGGCTGCGGCCGGATTGTTGGAGAAGGTAGAGGCGTATACCAACAAGGTAGGCTGCTCCGAACGGACCGGTGTACCCATTGAACCGAAACTCTCCATGCAATGGTTTCTGAAGATGCAGCATTTTGCCGATATGGCTTTGCCACCGGTAATGAATGATGAATTGAAGTTCTATCCTGCCAAATATAAGAATACATATAAGAACTGGCTGGAAAATATCAAAGACTGGTGCATCAGCCGCCAGCTGTGGTGGGGGCATCGCATCCCGGCTTATTTCTTGCCGGAAGGCGGCTATGTGGTAGCTGCCACTGCCGAAGAGGCGTTGAAGTTGGCTAAAGAAAAGACCGGTAATTCCGGCTTGAAAATGGAAGATCTCCGTCAGGACGAAGACTGCTTGGACACTTGGTTCTCTTCATGGTTGTGGCCTATATCTTTGTTTGATGGCATCAACAACCCCGGTAACGAGGAAATCAAATATTATTATCCTACAAGCGACTTGGTGACCGGGCCGGATATTATCTTCTTTTGGGTGGCACGTATGATTATGGCCGGCTACGAATATGAAGGCAAGATGCCGTTCAAGAATGTTTACTTTACGGGCATTGTTCGTGATAAGTTGGGACGCAAGATGTCCAAATCATTGGGTAATTCTCCCGATCCGCTGGAACTGATAGACAAATATGGTGCCGACGGCGTGCGCATGGGTATGATGCTTTCGGCTCCTGCCGGCAATGACATTTTGTTTGACGATGCGCTGTGCGAACAAGGGCGTAACTTCTGTAACAAGATATGGAACGCTTTCCGTCTGCTGAAAGGCTGGGAAGTGAGTGCCGAAGTGCCTGTACCGGAATCTGCGGAATTGGCCATGCGTTGGTTTGAGGCCAAGCAGAATGCAGTAGCTGCCGAAGTGGCTGATTTGTTCGGCAAGTATCGTTTGAGTGAAGCGCTGATGGCTGTTTACAAGCTGTTCTGGGATGAATTTTCTTCCTGGTATCTGGAAATGATTAAACCGGCATACGGTCAGCCCATCAACCGGGAGGTATATGAAGCTACTATCGTTTTCTTTGATAACTTGTTGCATCTGCTCCATCCGTTCATGCCGTTCATCACGGAAGAATTGTGGCAGCATCTTTGCGATCGTAAAGACGGTGAGAGCCTGATGGTGAGCCCGCTGTCAATGTCTGCATCGGTAGATGAGAATATCGTCCGGGATTTTGAGACAGTGAAAGAGGTTATCGGTAATATCCGTTCCATCCGTTTGCAGAAGAACATTGCCCAGAAGGAAGCGCTTGAGTTGCAGGTAATCGGTGAGAATCCGGTTGCTGCATTCAACGCGGTTATCACGAAAATGTGCAATTTATCGTCAATAAATGTCGTGGAGAACAAGGTTGACGGTGCAGCTTCTTTCATGGTAGGCACTACGGAATATACTGTACCATTGGTTAATATGATTGACGTGGAAGCCGAAATAGCCCGTATGGAGGCCGAACTGAAACACAAGGAGGGCTTTCTGCAAGGCGTACTGAAGAAGTTGGGCAATGAGAAGTTCGTGAACAATGCTCCTGCCGCAGTCCTTGAGATGGAGCGCAAGAAGCAGGCAGATGCCGAAAGCATCATCAACTCCTTGAAAGAGAGCATAGCCGCCTTGCGTAAGGCATGA
- a CDS encoding DUF6340 family protein, with product MAKYHYCLLLTALLLLGGCQSVEQLSIDYMLPAEISFPAALKRVAVVNNMPLVPDNQLIIAKEEQKKGENELMRMTDYYNGDAATTTESLAKSLAAENYFEEVVICDSALRSKDISPRESTLTAEEVNHLIQTLNVDFLIALENVQMRSTRKISYIPDWGVFHGTVDVKVYPTVKVYLPNRKGPMVTVNGNDSIFWEEVGSGEAYVRSHLIKEKEMLKQASEFAGTVPTKHLLPYWKTDERYLFSGGSVNMRDGAIYAKEENWTEAIALWKQTYNTQKGRQKIHAACNIALGYEMQDSIDVALEWALKAQALTDGKGKTAPNSTELTDNMASYYLFTTSYVNKLQKRKEGMARLNMQMMRFKEEE from the coding sequence ATGGCAAAATATCACTATTGTCTGTTACTGACAGCTTTACTGCTTTTGGGCGGTTGCCAAAGTGTGGAACAACTGTCCATTGACTATATGCTTCCGGCAGAAATCAGCTTTCCCGCCGCACTGAAGCGGGTGGCTGTTGTCAACAACATGCCTCTTGTTCCCGACAACCAACTGATTATCGCAAAAGAAGAACAGAAGAAAGGGGAAAACGAATTGATGCGGATGACCGATTATTATAACGGCGATGCTGCAACAACCACCGAATCGCTGGCAAAAAGTCTGGCCGCCGAGAACTACTTTGAAGAAGTAGTGATCTGCGACTCTGCCTTGCGCAGCAAAGACATCAGCCCGCGAGAAAGCACATTGACAGCCGAAGAAGTAAATCATCTTATCCAAACCCTGAATGTGGATTTCCTGATTGCTTTGGAGAATGTACAGATGCGTTCCACCCGCAAGATAAGTTACATACCCGATTGGGGAGTTTTTCATGGCACTGTGGACGTGAAAGTATATCCCACGGTAAAAGTGTATCTGCCCAACCGCAAAGGCCCCATGGTGACCGTGAACGGCAACGACAGCATCTTCTGGGAGGAAGTAGGAAGCGGAGAGGCTTACGTGCGCAGCCACCTCATCAAAGAAAAGGAGATGCTGAAGCAGGCATCGGAGTTTGCCGGAACCGTACCTACCAAACATCTGCTCCCTTACTGGAAAACCGATGAACGATATCTCTTCAGCGGCGGGTCAGTGAACATGCGCGACGGAGCAATATATGCCAAAGAAGAGAACTGGACAGAAGCTATCGCACTTTGGAAGCAGACTTACAATACCCAAAAGGGAAGGCAGAAAATACACGCCGCCTGCAACATCGCCTTGGGATATGAGATGCAAGACAGCATAGACGTCGCACTGGAATGGGCATTGAAAGCACAGGCCCTCACCGACGGGAAAGGAAAGACAGCCCCGAACAGTACCGAACTCACTGACAACATGGCTTCGTATTATCTCTTCACCACCTCATACGTAAACAAATTGCAGAAACGAAAGGAAGGAATGGCCCGGCTGAACATGCAAATGATGCGGTTTAAAGAGGAAGAATAG
- the secA gene encoding preprotein translocase subunit SecA, translating into MGLNEFLSSIFGNKSTRDMKEIQPWVEKIKAAYPEIAKLDNDGLRAKTEELKAYIRESAAEQRAKVEELKASVEDTELEKREDIFNQIDKIEKEILDTYEKALDEVLPTAFAIVKETARRFAENEEVAVTATEFDRQLAATKDFIRIEGDKAIFQNHWIAGGNDTVWNMVHYDVQLFGGVVLHKGKIAEMATGEGKTLVATLPVFLNALTGNGVHVVTVNDYLAKRDSEWMGPLYMFHGLSVDCIDKHQPNSDARRKAYLADITFGTNNEFGFDYLRDNMAISPKDLVQRRHNYAIVDEVDSVLIDDARTPLIISGPVPKGDDQLFEQLRPQVERLVEAQKRIATQYLADAKRLIASDDKKDQEEGFLALYRSHKCLPKNKALIKFLSEQGIKAGMLKTEEIYMEQNNKRMHEVTEPLYFVIDEKLNSVDLTDKGVDLISGNAEDPTFFVLPDITAQLSALENETDLTDEQRLEKKDALLTNYAIKSERVHTINQLLKAYTMFEKDDEYVVIDGQVKIVDEQTGRIMEGRRYSDGLHQAIEAKEGVKVEAATQTFATITLQNYFRMYHKLSGMTGTAETEAGELWDIYKLDVVVIPTNRPIARNDMNDRVYKTKREKYRAVIEEIEKMVAAGRPVLVGTTSVEISEMLSKMLAMRKIEHSVLNAKLHQKEADIVAKAGLKCAVTIATNMAGRGTDIKLSPEVKAAGGLAIIGTERHESRRVDRQLRGRAGRQGDPGSSVFFVSLEDDLMRLFSSDRIASVMDKLGFKEGEMIEHSMISKSIERAQKKVEENNFGIRKRLLEYDDVMNKQRTVVYTKRRHALMGERIGMDIVNMIWDRCANAVEAPDYENCKMDVLQTLAMEVPFSEEEFRNEKKESLAERTFDAAMTLFKRKTERMAQIAYPVIKQVYETQGHMYENILIPVTDGKRMYNISCSLKKAYETECKEVVKSFEKSILLHVIDEAWKENLRELDELKHSVQNASYEQKDPLLIYKLESVNLFDAMVDKINNQTISILMRGQIPMQEAPDEGREAQQPARHVEVRQAAPEQRQDMSRYREQKVDLNDPHQQAAAARDTREQPRREPIRSEKTVGRNDPCPCGSGKKYKNCHGRNI; encoded by the coding sequence ATGGGACTCAATGAATTTTTAAGCTCGATTTTCGGCAATAAGTCCACACGCGACATGAAAGAAATACAGCCGTGGGTGGAGAAAATCAAAGCCGCTTATCCGGAAATAGCGAAGCTCGACAACGATGGCTTGCGCGCCAAGACCGAGGAACTGAAAGCTTACATCCGCGAATCGGCTGCCGAACAGCGCGCCAAAGTGGAAGAATTGAAAGCAAGTGTGGAAGACACCGAACTGGAAAAACGCGAAGACATCTTCAATCAAATAGACAAAATAGAGAAGGAAATACTGGATACCTACGAAAAGGCATTGGACGAAGTACTTCCCACCGCTTTTGCCATCGTAAAGGAAACGGCCCGACGCTTCGCCGAAAACGAAGAGGTGGCGGTGACGGCCACCGAATTTGACCGCCAACTGGCTGCCACAAAGGACTTCATCCGCATAGAGGGCGACAAGGCCATCTTCCAAAACCATTGGATAGCCGGCGGCAACGATACGGTATGGAATATGGTGCACTATGACGTGCAGTTGTTCGGTGGTGTGGTATTGCACAAAGGCAAAATCGCCGAAATGGCTACAGGTGAAGGTAAAACGCTGGTGGCCACTCTGCCGGTATTCCTCAATGCCCTGACAGGTAACGGTGTACACGTAGTGACCGTGAACGACTATCTGGCCAAACGCGACTCCGAGTGGATGGGACCGCTCTATATGTTCCACGGCTTGAGCGTGGACTGCATCGACAAGCATCAGCCCAACTCCGATGCCCGCCGCAAAGCTTATCTGGCAGACATCACCTTCGGAACAAACAATGAATTCGGCTTCGACTACCTGCGCGACAACATGGCCATCAGTCCGAAAGACCTCGTGCAACGCCGGCACAACTATGCCATCGTGGACGAGGTGGACTCGGTATTGATAGACGATGCCCGTACTCCGCTGATTATCTCCGGCCCCGTGCCCAAAGGAGACGACCAGCTCTTCGAACAGCTGCGTCCGCAGGTGGAACGGCTGGTGGAAGCGCAAAAGAGAATCGCTACCCAATATCTGGCTGATGCCAAACGGCTCATCGCCTCGGACGACAAGAAAGACCAGGAAGAGGGATTCCTCGCCTTGTATCGCAGCCACAAATGTCTGCCCAAGAACAAAGCCCTCATCAAGTTCCTCAGCGAACAAGGCATCAAGGCCGGCATGCTGAAGACCGAGGAAATCTACATGGAGCAGAACAACAAGCGCATGCACGAGGTGACAGAGCCGCTGTACTTCGTCATCGATGAGAAACTGAACAGCGTGGACCTGACGGACAAAGGCGTGGACTTGATAAGCGGCAACGCCGAAGACCCCACCTTCTTTGTATTGCCCGACATCACAGCCCAACTCTCGGCCTTGGAAAATGAAACAGACCTGACAGACGAACAACGCCTTGAAAAGAAGGATGCCTTGCTGACCAACTATGCCATCAAGAGTGAACGTGTGCATACCATCAACCAGCTGTTGAAGGCCTACACCATGTTCGAGAAAGACGACGAATACGTGGTCATCGACGGGCAGGTGAAGATTGTGGACGAGCAGACCGGACGTATCATGGAAGGCCGCCGCTATTCCGACGGTCTGCATCAGGCCATCGAAGCCAAGGAAGGCGTGAAAGTGGAAGCCGCTACGCAGACTTTCGCCACGATTACGTTGCAGAATTACTTCCGCATGTATCACAAGCTGTCCGGTATGACGGGTACCGCCGAAACAGAGGCGGGCGAGCTGTGGGACATCTACAAGCTGGATGTGGTGGTAATCCCCACCAACCGCCCCATTGCCCGTAACGACATGAACGACCGCGTCTATAAGACGAAACGCGAAAAGTATAGAGCCGTCATCGAGGAGATAGAGAAAATGGTGGCAGCAGGACGCCCCGTGCTGGTGGGTACCACCTCTGTGGAAATCTCTGAGATGCTGAGCAAGATGCTGGCCATGCGTAAAATAGAGCATAGCGTGCTGAACGCCAAGCTGCACCAAAAGGAGGCGGACATTGTAGCCAAAGCGGGTTTGAAATGTGCAGTGACCATCGCCACGAATATGGCAGGCCGCGGTACCGACATCAAACTGAGTCCCGAGGTAAAAGCCGCCGGAGGTCTTGCCATCATCGGTACGGAACGCCACGAGAGCCGTCGCGTAGACCGCCAGTTGCGAGGTCGTGCAGGGCGTCAGGGCGACCCGGGTTCTTCCGTCTTCTTCGTTTCATTGGAAGATGACCTGATGCGCCTCTTCTCTTCCGACCGCATTGCCAGCGTGATGGATAAGCTCGGCTTCAAGGAGGGTGAGATGATTGAGCACAGCATGATTTCAAAATCCATAGAACGGGCGCAGAAAAAGGTGGAAGAGAACAACTTCGGCATCCGTAAACGCCTGCTGGAATACGATGACGTGATGAACAAACAGCGTACGGTGGTCTATACCAAACGCCGTCATGCTTTGATGGGCGAACGTATAGGCATGGACATTGTGAATATGATATGGGATCGCTGTGCCAATGCCGTAGAAGCTCCCGACTATGAAAACTGCAAGATGGATGTACTCCAGACACTGGCCATGGAGGTGCCTTTCAGCGAAGAGGAATTCCGCAACGAGAAGAAAGAGAGCCTTGCGGAGAGAACTTTCGACGCCGCCATGACGCTCTTCAAGCGAAAGACCGAACGTATGGCACAGATTGCCTATCCGGTTATCAAGCAGGTGTACGAGACGCAAGGACACATGTACGAAAACATCTTGATACCCGTCACCGACGGCAAACGGATGTACAACATTTCGTGCAGCCTGAAGAAGGCTTACGAGACCGAATGCAAAGAGGTAGTGAAGTCGTTCGAGAAATCAATCCTGCTGCACGTCATTGACGAAGCATGGAAAGAGAACCTGCGCGAACTGGACGAACTGAAACACTCTGTACAGAACGCGAGCTACGAGCAGAAAGACCCTTTGCTGATTTACAAGCTGGAATCCGTAAACTTATTTGATGCCATGGTTGACAAGATAAACAACCAGACCATTTCTATCTTGATGCGCGGACAGATTCCGATGCAAGAGGCACCTGACGAAGGCCGGGAAGCTCAACAGCCCGCCCGCCACGTAGAGGTGCGACAAGCCGCTCCGGAGCAACGCCAGGACATGAGCAGATACCGCGAACAGAAGGTTGACCTGAACGACCCGCATCAGCAGGCTGCAGCAGCACGAGACACGCGCGAGCAACCCAGACGGGAACCCATTCGTAGCGAAAAGACGGTGGGACGTAATGATCCTTGTCCTTGTGGCAGCGGTAAGAAATATAAGAACTGTCACGGAAGAAACATCTGA